The Nakamurella antarctica genomic interval TTCATGAAAAATTTCAGCTGGTTCTAGCTTTTCGTTCAATTGTTGCGGCACCGCTTCGATTACGGGCTCGAAAATATCGGTGAGCCAGTGCTGGGCAACGGTGTTCTCGTCGGCGTCGGTCTCGGGCATTACCGCCCGAGACCGATAGTTGTCCAAATCGTTAAGGATGCGTCGAGCCTGGTTTTCCTGCACCTTGAGACCGGTCAGTTCAGACAGGCGACGCCGATGATGGCCGGCTTCGACCACCTGTGTTTGAACCAGCACGTGTGGATTACCGTCGACCTCGTTGATGTTGAGCTGCCCCACGTCATACCCGAGCTCGTTGAGGCGGCGCAGGCGCTGCTCAATGCGCCACCACTCGTTCTCTGGCAGTGTCTGCTCGACGGTGAGCTCGTTCCAGAGGCTTTCGTACCGCTCCATCACAGACAGCGCGGTTTCCATCGGGTCAACGTGATCGGGGAGCAGCCCGGCCATCTGTAGGTCGAGAAGTTCCCCCGCCAAGTTGGTCTCGGCGATGTCCAGGTCGTTCATCCGCTGGCCCTTGGAAAGGACATCGCGCATGTCGCCGGTTTCAGCGTCGACGAGATAGGCGGACAGCGCTCCGGCATCGCGGCGGAAAAGTGTGTTGGACAGCGAGCAGTCGTTCCACGAGAAGCCGACCAGATGCAGGCGCACTAGTAGTTCGGCGAGCGCGTCTAGCAGTTTGGGTTCAAGATCTGGGTCGATTCGCCGGGAGTACAGCGCCCGGTAAGGCAGTGAGAACCGCAGATGTTTGGTGACAAGCGCTGCATCCAAAGGGGTGCCGTCAGCTGCGACGCGGTTCGACACCACTCCCACGGCCGTGACGCACGGGATGCCTTTCTTGGCCAGATCACGCAGTAGCGCATATTCGCGCTCGGCGAGGGCCGGAAAGATTTCTTTGATGGCGTAGACAATGCCGCCGATGCGGGCGAACCGAACGATGTGTCGGGAAATTCCGCGGGGCAGGCTGACCAAGATGTCTTTCGGCCAGTCTTCGAGCGGGGTCGTCCACGGCAGGGTCAGGAGGTCTGTCGGGTCGGGGCCCGATGAAAACTGCATGCGCACCGCATAAGCGTGGCACACCGGGAGCCCTGCGGGGGTGACGAACGCACCCGGCAGCGGATCAGGCGGTGCGGTAGGCGGTGGCCGCCGCGCTCAACGCGGTAAAGAGCCGCAGGTCAGTTCCTGTCTCTGGGTGCCATTGGACGCCGACCCAAAATTTCCTTGTCGGGTTCTCGAAAGCTTCGACGATACCGTCGTGGCTGTGGGCAGAAGCTCGAAATCCAGGATGGTTGTCCACCGATTGGTGATGGTGGCAATGCGCGAGCGCACTCTCGCCGAGCAGCGCTGCGACCATCGTCCCGGGAACTGTTGTCACCGGATTGTCCTGGTAGGCACCGGGTCCCGGGGAGTGGTCGTCAGTGCCCACCACATCGGGCAGGTGCTGGAGCAGCGTGCCCCCCGCGTGCACCGCCATCATTTGCATTCCCCGGCAAATGCCCAGGGTAGGTAGGTCGAGGTCGGCCGCGGCATTGAGCAATGCCAGCTCGGAAACGTCGCGGTCGTCGCGCCACCCTGCGGTGGGCGGCTCCGGATCGCGTCCGTACCGCGAGGGGTTGACATCCGCCCCGCCAGCAATGACGAGGCCGTCGAGCCTTCCGACCACCGAGGCCACGTCATCAGCGATACCGAAAGGGGCGAGCAACACCGGTGTGCCACCACCCGCCGACACGTGATGGGAGTACGCAGCGGGCAGCAGAGTGGCCTGAACGTCTTTCCACTGTCCCCACGACGCCGGTTCCCGATACATCGAAATCCCGATTACCGGCCGCGCTGTGCCCACTGCGTACTCCCTCATTGTTTCGTATACCGACCCGGCCTAGTTGGGGGTGACGTAGGCCCCAGAGATGCCGCCGTCAACCAAGAAGGTTGACGCTGTAATGAATGTCGACTCGTCGGAGGCGAGAAAGAGGACCGCGTTGGCGATCTCGTCCGGTTCGGCGAAGCGCCCGACCGGAATGTGAACGAGCCGGCGCGCAGCCCGCTCCGGGTCCTTGGCAAAAAGCTCCTGCAGGAGCGGCGTGTTAACCGGTCCGGGACAGAGCGCGTTGACCCGGATGCCTTGGCGGGCAAACTGAACGCCCAGTTCACGAGACATCGCGAGCACGCCGC includes:
- a CDS encoding DUF4032 domain-containing protein codes for the protein MQFSSGPDPTDLLTLPWTTPLEDWPKDILVSLPRGISRHIVRFARIGGIVYAIKEIFPALAEREYALLRDLAKKGIPCVTAVGVVSNRVAADGTPLDAALVTKHLRFSLPYRALYSRRIDPDLEPKLLDALAELLVRLHLVGFSWNDCSLSNTLFRRDAGALSAYLVDAETGDMRDVLSKGQRMNDLDIAETNLAGELLDLQMAGLLPDHVDPMETALSVMERYESLWNELTVEQTLPENEWWRIEQRLRRLNELGYDVGQLNINEVDGNPHVLVQTQVVEAGHHRRRLSELTGLKVQENQARRILNDLDNYRSRAVMPETDADENTVAQHWLTDIFEPVIEAVPQQLNEKLEPAEIFHEVLEHRWFLSEAAGVEVSIADAVKSYVANILPTRRDEKAMLDPDLMGIGQIGDFSVDDDGEIAESDDAQWRLDNL
- a CDS encoding gamma-glutamyl-gamma-aminobutyrate hydrolase family protein, whose amino-acid sequence is MGTARPVIGISMYREPASWGQWKDVQATLLPAAYSHHVSAGGGTPVLLAPFGIADDVASVVGRLDGLVIAGGADVNPSRYGRDPEPPTAGWRDDRDVSELALLNAAADLDLPTLGICRGMQMMAVHAGGTLLQHLPDVVGTDDHSPGPGAYQDNPVTTVPGTMVAALLGESALAHCHHHQSVDNHPGFRASAHSHDGIVEAFENPTRKFWVGVQWHPETGTDLRLFTALSAAATAYRTA